DNA from Candidatus Baltobacteraceae bacterium:
ACGTTGGGCTTTCCGACGGCGCCTCGGAGCGGCTTCGTGCGTTATGGGGTGAGATCGACCGCATCGCCCCGCCGCAACCTTCCTGGTCGAACCGGACCGTCCGCTTCAAACAAGAGACGTGGGAGTTTCTGCACAACGCCGTCTTGAACGACGAGTCGGCCGTCAAACGAGCCAATGAGGTCTGGCGCGACGACCGGGTCATCTACGAAATGCCGCGAGCGCTCGTCGAGACGATGCAAACGCACATGACCGCACTGCGGCATATTGAGGGATTTGAGCGATACCGGGAAGAGTACTTCTCGGGGTAATGCGCGTTTAACGCAGCTTTGAAATTTTGAGGAACCGTTCGCTGTCGAGGCGGAAGAGCTGGGTATTGGCGCCCACGAAGACGCTTTTCGCAGGAGCGCACTTCGTGACGAGTACGCCGGCGCCCAGGAAGCTGCGCTCGCCGATCTCGACCTCGTGACCCACGACCGCACCCAAGCCGACGAACGATCCCGCTCCGAGCCGGGCGCTGCCGCCGAAGGTCGCGTGCCCCGCGATCCAGGCATGATCTTCGATCACGCTGTGGTGACCGATCAAAGCGCCGCTCCATACGACCACGTTGCTCCCGATGTGCGTCCCGGGTTCGATGATCGCGCCGTCGAGGATGACGCAGTTGTCACCGATGTCGAGCCAATCGCCGGTGCTGGCCTTAGGACTGACGTAGGAAATCAACCGATAGCCCTTGGCTTTTGCTTCTGCGTATTTCTTTTGCCGTAAGGCGTTGAGATCGTGATAACCGACGGCCACGATCATCGAAAACTGGTCAGGCGGAAAATGCCGTTCGACGTCGTCAAACGCGACGATCGGGCGGTCGAAGAAATGACCCTCCTTCGGGAGAAAGCCGGCATCGCACGCGAAGGCCGCTACGTCGTACTCGTCGGATCTGCGTAGGTGATGGAACACGACGTCGGCTACTTTCCCGGCGCCGAAGATCACAACGTTGGTCACGAGAAGCTTCCTTTCAAACGGTCAATCCGCCGTCGATGTGGAGTGTCCGGCCCGTCAGGAAGTCGTTTTCAAGAGCGAAGACGACCGCAGCCGCGACTTCGCGCGGCGCGGCCAGACGCCGCAGCGGCGTTCTGCGCTTGACGTCGTTCAAAGTTGCCTCCGCAACGGCGGCGTGCGTCGTAGGCGTGTCGGCGAAACCGGGCGCGATCGAGACGACGCGAATGCCGAGCGGTCCCAGTTCCCGTGCCCATACTACGGTAAGCGCCTCGATGCCGGCTTTGGCGGCGGAATACGCGGTTTGTCCCGGATTGCCGGCAGCGGCGACCGAGGAAAAGTGCACGATGACGCCTTTGGTTCGCGAAGCGGCCATTCGTTCGGCAAATACCGCGCCCAAAACGAACGCTGCCGTGAGATTGCCCCGAATGACGGTATTCCAGCTTTCGATCCCGTGCCGGCGCTGCCTGGGATTAGCGAGGTTGACGAGCGGTTCGCTATGGATCACGCCGGTGCAGTTGACCAGCGCTTCGACGCTGCCGTGCTGCTCGACGATTTTGTCTACCGCCGCGATGACGGACGTTTCGTCCGTGGCATCGGCACAAACCCACTGCGGATCGTCGCCCTCCGGCGTGCGAAGATCCAGAAGGACGACGTTAGCGCCCCGCTGTTGAAGGTCGGCCGCGACGGCGGATCCGAGGTTGCCGGCAGCGCCTGCGACGACGACGTTCTTCCCTGCGATGTCCATGGTTACAATGCGATGGACTTGTCGCGCAGAACGCTCTTGATCGTGCCGACGCTTCGCATAGCCACAATTTCGTC
Protein-coding regions in this window:
- a CDS encoding acetyltransferase, whose protein sequence is MTNVVIFGAGKVADVVFHHLRRSDEYDVAAFACDAGFLPKEGHFFDRPIVAFDDVERHFPPDQFSMIVAVGYHDLNALRQKKYAEAKAKGYRLISYVSPKASTGDWLDIGDNCVILDGAIIEPGTHIGSNVVVWSGALIGHHSVIEDHAWIAGHATFGGSARLGAGSFVGLGAVVGHEVEIGERSFLGAGVLVTKCAPAKSVFVGANTQLFRLDSERFLKISKLR
- a CDS encoding SDR family oxidoreductase, which gives rise to MDIAGKNVVVAGAAGNLGSAVAADLQQRGANVVLLDLRTPEGDDPQWVCADATDETSVIAAVDKIVEQHGSVEALVNCTGVIHSEPLVNLANPRQRRHGIESWNTVIRGNLTAAFVLGAVFAERMAASRTKGVIVHFSSVAAAGNPGQTAYSAAKAGIEALTVVWARELGPLGIRVVSIAPGFADTPTTHAAVAEATLNDVKRRTPLRRLAAPREVAAAVVFALENDFLTGRTLHIDGGLTV